The stretch of DNA GATCGAGATGGAGTGCGCAACCCTCTTTGCCGCAAGTTACAAGCGCAAGTTCACGCTCGGATCTCTTCTTCTTATCTCTGATCTTCCGCTGAATGCGGATGGAATTAAGACCAAGAAGAGCTCGGAGTTCGTCTACGAGAAATACATGGCAGATCACGTGGAGAAGGGGGTTGCAATCCTCGCCTACTCCCGCACTCTGCAGTCGCGCAACGTCAAGGGCGCTTACCACAGAAACATCGGTCTCTCTTCAAACCCATCATGAAGGAAAGTATGAATCCATCTAGAAATCCGTTCAACGCTCTGAGATCTCTGAAAAGCGACAAGCAGGCCCACTACTATGCTCTCTCGGCTCTTGAGGAGCAGGGTCTTGGGAAGATCTCTCGCCTGCCCGTTTCGATTCGGGTGATGCTCGAGTCGCTGCTGCGCAACTGCGATGAGAAGCTGGTGCGGAAAGAGGATGTAGAGTCTCTAGCAAAGTGGAGTCCGACTAAAAAGCAGAGTGGTGGTGTTCCTTTTATTGTGGCACGCGTGCTTCTGCAGGATTTTACGGGAGTGCCTCTCGTTGTGGATCTCGCTGCGATGCGCGATGCTGCAGCGAAAAAGGGTTTTGATGCTGCGATAATCGAGCCGCAAGTTCCTGTCGATCTCGTCGTCGACCACTCGGTGCAGGTAGACCGCGCCGGAAAAGAAGACGCATTTCTCTATAACCTCAAGATAGAGTTCGATCGCAATGGAGAGCGCTACTCTTTTCTGAAGTGGGGACAGCAGGCGTTTGAATCTTTTGGAGTGGTGCCTCCTGGCATCGGCATCTGCCACCAGGTGAATCTCGAGTATTTTGCGTCAGTGGTGATTCAGAAAAAGAGTAAGGATGGAACGCTTCTCTATCCCGATACGCTCGTCGGAACCGACTCTCACACGACGATGATTAATGGATTGGGCGTTGTGGGGTGGGGTGTTGGCGGGATCGAAGCACAATCGGCGATGCTGGGACAGCCTGTTACGATTCCAACGCCTGAAGTTATCGGCGTGCACCTTTCTGGAAAGCTAAAAGAGGGTGTGACAGCGACAGATCTAACACTGCGCATCACAGAGATGCTGCGCAAAGAGAATGTGGTAGATAAGTTTGTCGAGTTCTACGGAGAGGGGGCGAGCAACTTAACTGTTGCAGATAGAGCGACGATCGGCAACATGGCTCCTGAGTATGGCGCAACGATCGGCTTCTTCCCTGTCGATGAGAAGACGCTGGACTATTTGCGCATGACGGGAAGAGATGAGAAATCAATCGCGCTTGTTAAAGAGTACCTCTCAGCTCAAGGGCTCTTTGGAATTCCAAAAAAAGGTGAAGTGGATTTTACAAAGTCTCTGGATCTGAATCTCTCCGATATCGTCCCTTCCGTTTCGGGGCCTAAACGTCCGCAGGATCGCATTCCGCTTCCCAATCTAAAATCCAAGTTTAGAGAGCTTTTAAAAAAGCCAGTCTCTGAGGGTGGATATGAGAAGGGCGATGAGAAGCAGTGGCCAGTGGTCTCCATGCATAGCGATGGCTCTTTTACTTTAAAATTTCATCACGACGCAGGTGGTAAATCCTCTATCGAGAACAGGGCGACATGGAGCGAGGATGAGATGGTCGCCAACCGGCCTTTTACCGAAGCGGTTGTAAATCCGGGATATTCTGAGGCAGCCCCTTGCAATGCGGTCTTGACTCATGGATCGGTGGTGATTGCGGCGATTACAAGCTGCACAAATACGAGCAACCCTTCTGTCATGCTAGCTGCAGGGCTGGTAGCGAAAAAGGCGGTTGAAAAGGGGTTAACCGTAAGCCACACGGTAAAGACGAGCCTGGCACCAGGCTCCCGCGTGGTAACCGACTACTTGAAAAATGCCGACCTTCAGAAGTATTTAGACCAGCTGGGTTTTGATCTTGTCGCCTACGGCTGCACGACGTGCATCGGCAATAGCGGTCCTCTGGATGAAACGATAGAAAACGCGGTTAAAGAGCACGATCTGATTGCAGCGAGCGTACTCAGTGGAAATCGCAACTTTGAAGCGCGCATTCACAGCTCTGTGAAGGCCAACTTTCTTATGTCTCCACCGCTTGTTGTAGCATTTGCGCTCGCAGGAAGGGTGGATATCGATTTTGAAAAAGAGCCGATAGGCAAGGATCCTCAGGGCAAGCCCGTCTTTTTGCGCGACATCTGGCCCACATCGCAGGAGATCGAAGCCCTCCTTAAGAAGTATCTTCAGCCTGAGATCTTCAAAAAGCGCTATTCAAATATTCTCACAGACAACCCCGTATGGTCTGAGATTAAGGGGATTAAAGGCGCGCAGTTTCCCTGGGAGTCAAAGAGCACATACATACAAAACCCTCCCTATTTTGAAGGCTTCGAACTGAAGGGGACGAAGAAGACCGAGTTTAAAGAGATGCGCTGCCTTGCTCTGTTTGGGGATTCGGTTACAACAGATCACATCTCTCCAGCGGGTCTATTCAGCAGCAACACCCCTGCAGGGAAGTATCTCCACTCTCTCGGCGTTCC from Chlamydiales bacterium encodes:
- a CDS encoding aconitate hydratase is translated as MNPSRNPFNALRSLKSDKQAHYYALSALEEQGLGKISRLPVSIRVMLESLLRNCDEKLVRKEDVESLAKWSPTKKQSGGVPFIVARVLLQDFTGVPLVVDLAAMRDAAAKKGFDAAIIEPQVPVDLVVDHSVQVDRAGKEDAFLYNLKIEFDRNGERYSFLKWGQQAFESFGVVPPGIGICHQVNLEYFASVVIQKKSKDGTLLYPDTLVGTDSHTTMINGLGVVGWGVGGIEAQSAMLGQPVTIPTPEVIGVHLSGKLKEGVTATDLTLRITEMLRKENVVDKFVEFYGEGASNLTVADRATIGNMAPEYGATIGFFPVDEKTLDYLRMTGRDEKSIALVKEYLSAQGLFGIPKKGEVDFTKSLDLNLSDIVPSVSGPKRPQDRIPLPNLKSKFRELLKKPVSEGGYEKGDEKQWPVVSMHSDGSFTLKFHHDAGGKSSIENRATWSEDEMVANRPFTEAVVNPGYSEAAPCNAVLTHGSVVIAAITSCTNTSNPSVMLAAGLVAKKAVEKGLTVSHTVKTSLAPGSRVVTDYLKNADLQKYLDQLGFDLVAYGCTTCIGNSGPLDETIENAVKEHDLIAASVLSGNRNFEARIHSSVKANFLMSPPLVVAFALAGRVDIDFEKEPIGKDPQGKPVFLRDIWPTSQEIEALLKKYLQPEIFKKRYSNILTDNPVWSEIKGIKGAQFPWESKSTYIQNPPYFEGFELKGTKKTEFKEMRCLALFGDSVTTDHISPAGLFSSNTPAGKYLHSLGVPESDFNSYGSRRGNHHVMMRGTFANVRIKNKMADGKEGGFTKLMPEGELQTIFDACQAYAKRKVPLIVFAGKDYGMGSSRDWAAKGAALLGVKAVIAQSFERIHRSNLIGMGVLPLEFQKGESHESLGIKGDELFTITGVEGELKTGQEATLEIKRGGKVDRVKLIVRLDTPIEIDYYRAGGIMPYVLRKILEKK